CACGAAGTAGTACATCATGCCCAGGAACCCGGCGGTGAGAAAGAACCCGACGGCGTTATGGCCGTACCACCATTGGGTCAGCGCGTCCTGGACACCCGAGAAGACAGAATAGCTCTTGGAGCCAAGGAACGAGACCGGAACCGCCAGGTTGTTGACCACGTGCAGCATGGCGATGGTGATGATGAAGGCAAGGTAGAACCAGTTTGCCACATAGATGTGCGGCTCTTTGCGCTTTAGGATCGTCCCAAGATATACTGCGAGATAGGCGACCCAAACGATGGTCAGCCAGAGGTCGACGTACCACTCAGGTTCGGCATATTCACGGCCTTGAGTGATTCCAAGAACGTATCCAGTCGCAGCCATCACGATAAAAAGCTGGTAGCCCCAGAATACGAACCAAGCCAGGTTGCCGCCGAAGAGGCGCGCGCGACAGGTGCGTTGCACCACATAAAAGGAGGTCATGATCAGCGCGTTGCCGCCAAAGGCGAAGATGACTGCCGACGTGTGAACCGGCCGCAGCCTTCCGAAATTGAGATAAGGGGCGATGTTGAGGTCAGGCAAGGCCAGTTGAAGCGCGATGATCACGCCAACCAGGAAGCCAACCACGCCCCAAAATACCGTGGCAATCAAGCCATACCGTATCACCTCGTCGAAATAGCCGGACTTATCGACGTTGCGCTGTTGGCCTGCCGGCGAAAATTCAACCTTGCTGACCATCAGCACAGCCCCCATAACGAGGCAGAGGCAAAGTATGCCCATATGAACCGCAAAGAGATGATCATGCGCGAATGCGGCTAGTAGCAGCGCTAGAAACGCCGCGACCGCGATCACCATCGTTTCCGTTGTGTAATTCATGATGTCGTCCC
This is a stretch of genomic DNA from Rhizobium bangladeshense. It encodes these proteins:
- the ccoN gene encoding cytochrome-c oxidase, cbb3-type subunit I; the protein is MNYTTETMVIAVAAFLALLLAAFAHDHLFAVHMGILCLCLVMGAVLMVSKVEFSPAGQQRNVDKSGYFDEVIRYGLIATVFWGVVGFLVGVIIALQLALPDLNIAPYLNFGRLRPVHTSAVIFAFGGNALIMTSFYVVQRTCRARLFGGNLAWFVFWGYQLFIVMAATGYVLGITQGREYAEPEWYVDLWLTIVWVAYLAVYLGTILKRKEPHIYVANWFYLAFIITIAMLHVVNNLAVPVSFLGSKSYSVFSGVQDALTQWWYGHNAVGFFLTAGFLGMMYYFVPKQANRPVFSYRLSIIHFWALIFMYIWAGPHHLHYTALPDWAQTLGMVFSIMLWMPSWGGMINGLMTLSGAWDKIRTDPIIRMMIVAIAFYGMSTFEGPMMSVKTVNSLSHYTEWTIGHVHSGALGWVGMITFGAIYYLTPKLWGRERLYSLRMVNWHFWLATLGIVVYAAVLWVAGIQQGLMWREYNSQGFLVYSFAETVAAMIPYYVLRAIGGALYLAGGLVMAWNVFMTIHGHQRDEAAIPTTVVPQAQPAE